The following proteins come from a genomic window of Lycium ferocissimum isolate CSIRO_LF1 chromosome 4, AGI_CSIRO_Lferr_CH_V1, whole genome shotgun sequence:
- the LOC132053146 gene encoding phosphatidylinositol/phosphatidylcholine transfer protein SFH13-like isoform X5: MSVPCVLEGGSDAYYNDSRERKSDCENSEDETRRFRIGAFRKKAINASNKFTRSLRKRGKRKVDYRFPSVPIEDIHDAEEENAVYELHLQLRDKNLLPPIHDDYHTLLRFLKARDFNIEKTIQMWEEMLNWRKEYGADTILEDFHFEELEEVLQYYPQGYHGVDRDGRPVYIERLGQAHPNKLMRITTIDRYMKYHVQEFERALHEKFSACSIAAKKRICSTTTILDVQGLGVKNFTRTAASLLAAMAKVDNSYYPETLHRMFIVNAGPGFKKILWPAAQKFLDAKTIGKIQVLEPKSLGKLLEVIDPSQLPDFLGGSCTCSVEGGCLRSNKGSWSDPEIMKLVHNLEAKTGKQISGICSDQRRIDSYKQIRPLKGRINETSTAESVSDVHDQCFGPSSSSIPQLSSLDEKISDLSIAPKPQGEGEGQVVIMYLWQGKRILPPTVVVMINSAQDQILKVHW, translated from the exons ATGTCAG TACCTTGTGTTCTAGAAGGGGGATCAGATGCTTATTACAATGACAGTAGAGAAAGAAAATCAGACTGTGAGAATTCAGAGGATGAAACACGAAGATTCAGAATTGGTGCTTTCAGGAAAAAGGCAATCAATGCTTCCAACAAGTTCACTCGCTCCCtcagaaaaagaggaaaaaggaaagTTGACTACAGGTTTCCTTCAGTTCCGATAGAGGATATACATGACGCAGAGGAAGAGAATGCTGTCTATGAATTGCATCTACAACTTCGTGACAAGAATTTGTTGCCACCCATACATGATGACTACCATACCTTGTTGAG ATTCTTGAAGGCAAGAGATTTCAACATTGAGAAAACTATTCAGATGTGGGAAGAAATGCTTAACTGGAGGAAAGAATATGGAGCAGACACAATATTGGAG GATTTTCACTTTGAAGAGTTGGAAGAAGTCCTGCAGTATTACCCACAAGGATATCATGGAGTTGACAGGGATGGAAGGCCTGTGTATATTGAAAGGCTTGGACAAGCTCATCCAAACAAACTAATGCGAATCACCACAATTGATCGCTACATGAAATATCATGTCCAAGAGTTTGAAAGGGCCCTACATGAGAAATTCTCTGCATGTTCTATTGCAGCAAAGAAAAGGATCTGCTCAACAACTACAATTTTGGATGTGCAAGGCCTT GGAGTTAAAAACTTCACCAGGACAGCTGCTAGTCTTTTGGCAGCCATGGCAAAAGTTGATAACAGTTATTATCCTGAG ACATTGCACCGGATGTTTATTGTCAATGCTGGCCCTGGCTTCAAAAAGATACTTTGGCCTGCAGCACAGAAATTTCTGGATGCAAAGACTATTGGCAAAATACAG GTTCTGGAACCTAAATCTTTGGGTAAACTGCTTGAAGTGATTGACCCTAG TCAGTTACCTGACTTTCTGGGTGGCTCTTGTACCTGTTCTGTTGAGGGTGGCTGCCTCAGGTCTAACAAGGGTTCATGGAGTGACCCTGAAATAATGAAG CTTGTACATAACTTAGAGGCAAAAACTGGGAAGCAAATATCCGGAATATGCAGTGACCAAAGGAGAATTGATTCCTATAAACAGATACGGCCACTAAAG GGAAGAATTAACGAAACATCAACAGCTGAATCAGTATCAGATGTTCATGACCAGTGTTTCGGACCAAGTAGCAGTTCAATTCCACAGCTGTCCTCACTTGACGAAAAA ATTAGTGATTTATCCATTGCACCAAAACCACAAGGAGAGGGAGAGGGGCAAGTAGTTATCATGTATTTATG GCAAGGGAAACGAATTCTACCCCCTACTGTAGTTGTGATGATCAATTCAGCCCAG GACCAAATTCTCAAG